In Schistocerca piceifrons isolate TAMUIC-IGC-003096 chromosome 9, iqSchPice1.1, whole genome shotgun sequence, the following proteins share a genomic window:
- the LOC124716726 gene encoding protein VASP homolog translates to MDKGTANDPGSGRGRVRMRAALDPPPPPRPVVSARPPVDGGGHPRSPRVSMSDAESPPGQDTLTCGGCAKAFALADIVRFIQHKVLSCAAAPAASAASTTAPGTPCNNNNNNSGAAAKDDYDSDGGSTGGVVSSRRPSISAPITTRKARPPPAASPSAPGGGEASPLPLLPMLSPPPPSSTPKRRGADSDDEESLADAKPPRGLVKLEDAASSPEDAASGVKRCKTDVADAESNTTNSAEATKYVLRMQRPQTHPRRLAREEEDRKNKAAVAAGA, encoded by the exons ATGGACAAAGGGACAGCCAACGACCCTGGAAGCGGTAGAGGGCgagtgcgcatgcgcgccgccctgGACCCACCCCCGCCGCCTCGGCCAGTGGTCAGCGCCCGGCCACCTGTTGATGGGGGTGGCCACCCCCGCAGTCCGCGCGTGTCCATGT CAGACGCCGAGTCGCCGCCCGGACAGGACACGCTGACATGCGGCGGCTGCGCCAAGGCGTTCGCGCTCGCCGACATCGTGCGCTTCATCCAGCACAAGGTGCTCTCctgcgccgccgcccccgccgcctctgcCGCCTCCACCACCGCCCCCGGCACgccctgcaacaacaacaacaacaacagcggcgCCGCCGCCAAGGACGACTACGACAGCGACGGCGGCAGCACCG GTGGGGTGGTGAGCTCTCGCCGGCCCAGCATTTCGGCGCCCATCACGACGCGGAAGGCGCGCCCGCCTCCCGCCGCCTCCCCGTCCGCCCCCGGGGGCGGCGAGGCCTCTCCGCTGCCGCTGCTGCCGAtgctgtcgccgccgccgcccagCTCGACGCCCAAGCGTCGCGGCGCCGACAGCGACGACGAGGAATCGCTGGCTGACGCGAAGCCGCCGCGCGGGCTCGTCAAGCTCGAGGACGCCGCCTCCTCGCCCGAGGACGCCGCCTCCGGCGTCAAGCGCTGCAAGACCGACGTCGCCGACGCCGAGTCCAACACCACCAACTCAG CTGAGGCGACCAAATACGTCCTGCGGATGCAGCGGCCTCAAACCCACCCCCGCAGGTTGGCTCGAGAGGAGGAGGACCGTAAAAAtaaggcggcggtggcggcgggggcGTGA